The DNA segment TTATCCAGTTGATTTACCTCTTCACCGACACGAACCAATGAAATAACCCTTTTTTCAAAAACCGGAAACTTATTCATACTCTCATATAACAAAGAACCTTTTAAAATATCCTGTTGTATTTTTTCCAATGCTTTTTCAAATGGATAAAATCCAATCATATTTTGTACAAGCTCTATGGATTTCAACATTGGTGTATGTGAACCCATCAACATGGACATGGATTGACAAAAACGGGATATATAGATTTTCTTTGCAATGGGGCCGAAGATTGGTAAACGTAAAATAATCTTACTTTTTAGTTTCCTGTACCAGTCTTTTTTTCTCTGCATGTAAATTAATAGTGCAATTCCTAAAGCAATAATTAAAAACCATCCTATATTTTTTGAAAACACATTGGATACATCAATAATAAATTGAGTTAATGCCGGTAATTTTCCATTGAAGCGTTTAAATACATCCACGAACATAGGAACAATAAAATTCATCATAAAGATTACCGCAATAACAGCAGTAACAAGAACCATGATAGGATAAGTAAATGAATTTACCAATTGTCTTTTTTGCTTTACTTTCTTATTCAGAAATTCCGCCAGATCTTCCAGTACTTCATTAATACGTCCACTTTCTTCCCCGATTTTTAAACTGTAATATTCGTACATCGTAAATTTTCCCGAATCCATAATTGCTTCAGAAAGGCTTTTTCCGTTTATTACTTGCTTATAGATAGATTCAAAAAGGGCTTTATCGTTTTTTTTCTTTTGTTCTTCAATAACTAATTCCAATGCCGTTTTCACATCGATTCCAGAAGAAAGCAAAGTACTGAGTTCGGAAAAGAAATTTTCTTTCTTTTTATCGTTCAGTTTATTTCCGAAAAAAGAAATATCCCTACTAAAGAAATCAGCCAACTCGCTTTTTTTCTTTGATTGTCCGGTTTCTTTTTCCTGAATCGGTTTTATTTTTTTTATATCAATGCTCATTGTTTATCGGGTCTATATAAAATAATAAATCTCTGGAATATTCTTTAGTTATATGTAAGGGAAAAACTGTTTCACCTTGCTTTATATTTATTAATAAATCATTCACATATTTATTTTCATTGTCCAGATAGTTTACTTCAACTTCCTGAACCGGATTATAAAATGTATCTGTTTCCTCATTCACTGTTCTTAAAATAAATTTGTCCTTAAAGCTATACTGAATTGTTTTTCCGGCTTCAAGTACCATATTTACATCTGAATTATCTCCATTTACTTCAAATGACTTTTCCATATCAGCTCTGAGCGTGGAAACAAGCATTAGCAAATCACTGTCTTTTTTGCCCTGTGCTTTAAAATCAGTATAATATTGATTCAGGTTTATGTAAACAGTAAGAGCAACTCCAATGACAATGGAACTGACAATCATTGCGACCATCAGTTCAATCATGGTAAATGCCCTTAATCTTCTCATATCAATTGGTAATTTGATTTGTTGTTTCTGTCGTTTGAACTCTTATGATTTCCTCACGTTCTATAATCGGTTTATTGTCCAATGTAAAAGCGGATATTTTCAAAATTTTCAGGGATTTTGTATTCGGATATTCTTCCGTTGTTTTTTTAATAATCATTCCCGGAAAATTAAATTCTTCATCGAGATAGTTGTATTCTTTCTTGGCTTCGTTTAAAATATTGCCTGTATAAATAATCGCTTCGAGTTTTTTTCGGTTTTTACCCATGCCGGATAAATTAACAAAAGCAAGTGTAGCAAGGCTCGACATGACTAAAATGATAATCATGGAGACAAGCACTTCTATCAATGTAAAGGAGGGTAGTTTTTTTATTGCAGCCATCGTATGATTTCTTTTTTCTTACCTGATTCGAGTAAACTTATTCCTGTGAAATACTTTGATAATCCTTCAAAATTTACTGTAGCATTCAATAAATGATTTTCGTAGACTGAGGAAGGAGTAGAAAGGATAAAGCGTTTACAGTATAAACTACCGTTAATACATCCTTTATGATCGACCAAAGAATTACAATACACTTGTCCGTTGATTTTAACATCCTTCTCAATTTTCAAAACCGAACTGTTTTTCTGTTCTTCTTTTTCTTTGTACAGAACAAGCGCACCCGATAGTTCTGACTTTTCGCCAATACTAATAAATGATTTTGTTTTTGTGTCCTTTTTATTTAGCAACGCAATAACACTGGGATACATCAAACGACAATCTTCACCTATCTTTGCAGAGTCGGTAACAAATGCCTGTAAAGTTCCCTGAAAATCATCTTTCAAAATAATATAGGGTGCATAAAATACTGCATCACGAATATTTACCGATTCGTCTATTTCAATGCCCTTTGTGGATTTAATAACAATATTGCCTGAGATTACTTTGTTTTCCAGAATAATTTCCTGTTCCGAAAAGATATAAAGTGTTTTCCGGTTGAAATCATTGGAGAAAGTATCTTTTTTCTGTATGGCTTCAAACCAGATTAAGCTATCCTGAACAGCAGGCTTTCCTTCCAGCATAGCCATATTATAATTAACCATGATTTTATTCAGTTCTGGCAGGGTTTTACCGCTTTGTTTAATCTCACCTTCCACGAATTTAGTTCCTGAGAAACTACTTCCTTCTATATAGGCTCTTTTGATTCCTTTTTTTGGTAACCAGCAAGTACCCTTTAAAAGCGTTTTACCGCATACATTCAGATAATCGTCCTGATCGCATAAATATAAAGCCACTTTATCCCCGCTGAAAATATCATCACCAACCAAAGCTTTTTTTGAATAATTAAACCTGTTCCAGTTTCCACTACAAACAATGATCTGGTAAAATCCCCATATTTTCTTTTGTAATTTTATTTCTCTTTCGTCTTTATCGAACAACTTTATTTTATTCTGATTTAATGTTTCCGGCATTTCAAGGACAATATTCATAGCAGAATTCACATCACTTACCAGTCTTTCTTTAATAAATTCGTCATCGAGATAACGGCTTTGATAATATGTCCAAAGAATAAAGAAACCGGATAATAATGCGATAATAATGGAAATAAAAACTGCGTAAAGTAATGCAGCTGCCTTTATCATATTTTCACTATAAATTAATGGTCTAAAACAGAATTAACATTTGTATTATTAGCTTTTTCACTTGTATTATCCTTATTTTTCTTTTTCCAGAAGGGCTTTTTGTCGGTTTTATTATCTTTTTCTTTTATTTTCTTTTCGTCTTTTTTCTCTTTGTTATTGTCCGGTTTTTCTTTCTTGACTTTTTCCTTTTTCTCTTTAGTAGCTTTTTCATCCACAGCTTTTACAGGTATAATTTTCGGTTCTTTAATGATTTCTTTATCCTTTTTATATTTTTTTATTATGGTTGAATCAGGGCATACAATGGTGCATTTACCGTTTTTCATCCCTTTTCTGTAATTTATTGTAGTGATTATTTTTCCGGTTTCGTTTATTGAAATTACTTTACCGTTCCGTAAACCGTTTTTCATGTTCTCAATTAACCTCAAACCACCTTTGGCATTCCATTTTTTCCATTCTCCATTTTTCAGCCCCTTTTTGAAATATCCCTGTGTAATAAGGTTTTTATCTCTATCAAAAACACAATATTTCCCATCCAGCAATTTTCCATAATATCCACCTGCATTTTTATCTATCTTATCGGAATTGTACCAATAATAAACAAAAATATCCTTAGGTTTAAATTTCACATTTTTCAAGCGTATTATAGCTTTTACAGTAGAATCCTGATTATTTACAATGATTTCAGTTCGCTTTAATTTAGCCGGATTCTGAGTGAATCCAACAAAATTTAT comes from the Bacteroidia bacterium genome and includes:
- a CDS encoding type II secretion system F family protein encodes the protein MSIDIKKIKPIQEKETGQSKKKSELADFFSRDISFFGNKLNDKKKENFFSELSTLLSSGIDVKTALELVIEEQKKKNDKALFESIYKQVINGKSLSEAIMDSGKFTMYEYYSLKIGEESGRINEVLEDLAEFLNKKVKQKRQLVNSFTYPIMVLVTAVIAVIFMMNFIVPMFVDVFKRFNGKLPALTQFIIDVSNVFSKNIGWFLIIALGIALLIYMQRKKDWYRKLKSKIILRLPIFGPIAKKIYISRFCQSMSMLMGSHTPMLKSIELVQNMIGFYPFEKALEKIQQDILKGSLLYESMNKFPVFEKRVISLVRVGEEVNQLDKIFDKLNKHYSEELEHKISMMSSLLEPILIIFVGILVGIILVAMYLPLFSISTSVYG
- a CDS encoding prepilin-type N-terminal cleavage/methylation domain-containing protein — translated: MRRLRAFTMIELMVAMIVSSIVIGVALTVYINLNQYYTDFKAQGKKDSDLLMLVSTLRADMEKSFEVNGDNSDVNMVLEAGKTIQYSFKDKFILRTVNEETDTFYNPVQEVEVNYLDNENKYVNDLLINIKQGETVFPLHITKEYSRDLLFYIDPINNEH
- a CDS encoding type II secretion system protein → MAAIKKLPSFTLIEVLVSMIIILVMSSLATLAFVNLSGMGKNRKKLEAIIYTGNILNEAKKEYNYLDEEFNFPGMIIKKTTEEYPNTKSLKILKISAFTLDNKPIIEREEIIRVQTTETTNQITN